The genome window TCACCCGCCGATCTCAGTGACTTTTTCATCCCCCACAAGCGATATCACCGGTCGATCCCCTGCCAGGTCCTAAAGACTGCGGGTTTGAGCTGGGCGGCCATGGCAGTCAGTTCCGGTCCAGGATCTCCATAGAATTCCACGACTGATGGGCTTGCTACCTTCAGCAACTGTGGCACGAATTGCTGTACTGCGGTCCCTTTGAAGTGCGCTGTGATCGCAGGCACATCCTTGTAGGTTTCCATTAAGCGGCAGTGCTTCTGATCAGCGCTAAGGAAAAAGATATAGCCCAGCGTGCCAGGTTCTGTATCTGTCGCGGTGATCATCTGCTCCACGATCTTTTGAAATTCGAGGAATTTGCCATCATGAATGTCGAGGCCCACCATCAAGCGTATGCGGTTCGAGCTCATTTAACAGCCTCCATGTGCTAAATCTGCACCCTCGGGCCGGAGGGTCACGATGTAACGTCCCCACTTACGCAGCGCCTCCTCCAGATCGTTCATGGCACGCAGATCCTCGGGCGGCATGCGGACGGAATCGTAATCCTTTCCGTAGGGAAGGTGTCTTTGGTCTTCCATGCGCTCAACGTCGCACACAGGACAATGAGCAGCGCAAGCAGGGGTCCAACGTAGTGTCTCTTCATGGTGAGCCTCAAGGCGGATATTACACGCAGGGTAGCCTGGCTATCTGGGTTTTACAGGGCGCAATTCGTCGCAGTTAATCATATTGGCTAATACATTTAGGTTAGTAAATTAGGCTACGCATTCTTAGGCACTTCCTTTGGCTTAGGCCACCCGGAGGATTGCTTCCGGGCATGAGGCTGGGGGAAGCTTAAGTTGAGAGTCCTCCCCAAAACCTGCCCATCCGACTGTGTTCGAGGAGGACCCTCATGCGAATCTTCGCTGCCTTCGCACTTCTGCTGCTGCTGTTGTTTTCTTTCGCGTCGCTGGCTACGGCCCAGGGCATCAGCGACGTTTATCAGGTCAGCTACTTTTCCAATCGTTATTCCGGAACCACCGGCAACAACTATCTCGACCAGACGGTGCGCATTATCAACCCAGGGGAGCAAGGGACTCCGCTGGCCAAGAGCGAGGGCACGGTCTGCGCGGACATCTACGTATTCGACGCTGGCCAGGAAATGATCGAGTGCTGCTCCTGTCCGATCACCGCGAACGGCCTGCTGACCCTTTCGGTGAACTGGGAGCTCACCGGAAATCCGTTGACGGGCTTTCCGCCGCCGAGCGATGGCGTGATCAAGCTGGTGTCCGACAACGGCTCCAATTGCGATCCGACCAGCCCGGTGCCGACGGTCGATCTGCGCGCCTGGACCACCCACCTGCAGGCTCCTGACGGCAGCCGCCTGGTGGCGACGGAAAGCGAATTCCAGTTTGCCGCTCTGCAGCAGGACGAGCTGCAATTCCTTGGCTTGGCGTGCTCATTCGTGCAGTACCTGGGCAGCGGCCGGGGAACCTGTTCCTGCTCCTAAACCCCGCCTCCGTTCTGTGGCTGTCTCCTGCTCCGGGGCCACTCGCCAGGGTGGCCCTGGGCTTTCAGGGGCGGACACGCAGTGCCGCCGCTTTGCGGCTCACGGAATGAGTCGAGGCCAGGCCTCGACCTGAACGGACGGGACGTCCGTTCCCACGAGGTTTTT of Terriglobales bacterium contains these proteins:
- a CDS encoding antibiotic biosynthesis monooxygenase — encoded protein: MSSNRIRLMVGLDIHDGKFLEFQKIVEQMITATDTEPGTLGYIFFLSADQKHCRLMETYKDVPAITAHFKGTAVQQFVPQLLKVASPSVVEFYGDPGPELTAMAAQLKPAVFRTWQGIDR